In Candidatus Leptovillus gracilis, one DNA window encodes the following:
- the ltrA gene encoding group II intron reverse transcriptase/maturase yields the protein MNTVQQPMYEWKDLPWKKFERSVFKLQKRIYQASIEDDRKTIHKLQRLLINSWHARCLAVRRVTQDNRGKNTAGIDGVKRLSPKQRLYLAQTLKLRQKARPVRRVWIPKPGKTEMRPLGIPTIRDRAEQALAKLALEPEWEARFEPNSYGFRPGRSAHDAIEAIFQSICLKAKYVLDADIAQCFDRISHTALLAKLETFPALRRSIRAWLKAGVMEEDQLFPTPAGSPQGGVISPLLANIALHGLETAVSKAHPQARLIRYADDLVVLHKDLPVIEQAKETVSAWLAGMGLELKPSKTCITHTFHQHEGKVGFDFLGFHVRQYPAGKNRSGKTGYPPNLPLGFKTIIKPNKNAMQRHYQEVKRIIEAHPFTPQAQLISQLNKTTRGWTAYFATVASKDAFSKLAHLTFVKLRRWAKGRHPSKSWKWIARKYWHPERGTWLFAAPVGLPLYRHFETPIKRHVKVKGSKSPYDGDWVYWAKRRAAYTGTPTRVAKLLKQQSGICAHCGLYFTSGDLLEVDHIVPKASGGKDSYTNWQLLHQHCHHQKTAKDKRLRQLEALMKSASHARSRMSGNAHVRF from the coding sequence ATGAACACGGTACAACAACCGATGTATGAATGGAAAGACCTGCCCTGGAAGAAATTCGAGCGGTCGGTTTTCAAGCTCCAAAAGCGTATTTACCAAGCCTCAATTGAGGATGACAGAAAAACAATCCACAAGCTCCAAAGGCTCTTAATTAACTCTTGGCACGCTCGGTGTCTCGCTGTCAGACGGGTTACGCAAGACAATCGCGGCAAGAATACTGCCGGCATTGATGGCGTCAAACGCCTTTCACCCAAGCAACGATTGTATCTGGCGCAAACGCTGAAACTTCGACAGAAAGCCCGCCCCGTGCGGCGCGTATGGATTCCTAAACCAGGTAAAACGGAGATGCGCCCCTTGGGTATCCCCACCATACGCGACCGAGCTGAGCAAGCCTTAGCCAAGCTTGCCCTGGAACCCGAATGGGAAGCTCGCTTTGAACCAAACAGTTACGGATTCCGGCCAGGACGCTCCGCCCATGATGCTATTGAAGCCATCTTTCAATCTATCTGCCTCAAAGCAAAATATGTCCTCGATGCAGACATCGCCCAATGCTTCGACCGCATTAGCCATACCGCACTGTTGGCAAAACTGGAAACTTTTCCTGCCCTTCGCCGTTCCATCCGAGCCTGGCTCAAAGCTGGGGTCATGGAAGAAGACCAGCTTTTCCCCACACCCGCCGGTTCGCCTCAGGGTGGGGTCATTTCGCCACTGTTAGCCAACATCGCTTTACACGGTCTGGAAACGGCCGTCTCGAAAGCACACCCACAGGCGCGATTAATTCGTTATGCCGATGATTTGGTGGTATTGCACAAAGACCTACCCGTCATTGAGCAAGCAAAGGAAACAGTGTCAGCATGGTTAGCTGGGATGGGGCTGGAATTGAAACCAAGCAAAACATGCATCACCCATACATTTCACCAGCATGAAGGCAAGGTTGGGTTCGATTTCCTCGGATTTCATGTGCGTCAATACCCGGCGGGTAAGAATCGCTCCGGGAAAACGGGGTATCCGCCCAACTTGCCACTTGGCTTCAAGACCATTATTAAACCCAATAAGAACGCGATGCAACGGCACTACCAGGAGGTTAAGCGCATTATCGAGGCGCACCCATTCACACCACAGGCACAGCTCATCAGCCAACTCAACAAAACTACACGCGGCTGGACTGCCTACTTTGCCACGGTTGCTTCAAAAGATGCCTTTTCCAAACTGGCACATCTCACCTTTGTCAAGCTTCGCCGCTGGGCAAAGGGTCGCCACCCATCTAAATCCTGGAAATGGATTGCCCGTAAATATTGGCATCCTGAACGGGGAACTTGGCTCTTTGCCGCGCCTGTTGGTCTGCCGCTTTACCGGCATTTCGAAACACCCATCAAGCGACATGTCAAGGTGAAAGGCAGCAAGAGTCCATATGATGGAGATTGGGTTTATTGGGCCAAAAGAAGAGCGGCTTATACTGGAACCCCAACACGAGTAGCGAAGCTACTGAAGCAGCAATCTGGTATATGCGCTCATTGTGGATTGTATTTTACGTCAGGTGATCTTCTGGAAGTTGACCACATTGTTCCCAAAGCCAGCGGAGGTAAAGATAGCTATACCAACTGGCAGCTTCTTCACCAACACTGTCATCACCAGAAGACTGCTAAGGACAAACGTCTAAGGCAGTTGGAGGCGCTCATGAAAAGTGCCAGTCATGCGAGGAGCCGGATGAGCGGAAACGCTCACGTCCGGTTTTGA
- a CDS encoding tyrosine-type recombinase/integrase, translated as MTEKTKPDSLPDLFTIWEADSIAELSTSTQRRYRAVFGRFLTWFTQMEQRPPTLADLHPITLVGYRGMLQETLAATSTINTHLSALRSWCEWLTQQGYLETNPAARLKLVGRTEEPAPAALEPKQVNALLRAVQQTRYPLRNNAIVQMMIQTGMRIGECAALQWGDIEMGERKGRVRIRSGKGDKTRFVPLNQSARQTLADYAAPLLEVEPRLKAVASVWQNVDALEPLWKSERSTP; from the coding sequence ATGACTGAGAAAACAAAACCCGACTCATTACCTGATTTATTCACCATCTGGGAAGCGGATTCGATAGCTGAATTATCTACTTCCACCCAACGCCGTTATCGCGCTGTTTTCGGTCGTTTCCTTACCTGGTTCACTCAAATGGAGCAACGCCCGCCGACGTTGGCTGACCTGCACCCGATTACGCTGGTAGGTTATCGGGGAATGCTACAAGAAACACTGGCCGCTACCAGCACCATCAACACCCATCTGAGTGCCTTACGAAGCTGGTGTGAGTGGCTAACTCAACAAGGTTATCTGGAGACCAACCCCGCCGCACGACTGAAACTGGTGGGGCGAACAGAAGAACCTGCGCCTGCTGCTTTAGAACCAAAACAGGTCAACGCCCTCCTCCGAGCGGTTCAACAAACCCGTTACCCTTTGAGAAACAATGCCATTGTGCAGATGATGATTCAGACAGGGATGCGGATTGGGGAGTGTGCCGCTCTACAATGGGGTGATATTGAAATGGGTGAACGAAAGGGTCGAGTGCGAATCCGCTCTGGCAAAGGGGATAAGACCCGCTTCGTCCCCCTCAATCAGTCGGCCCGCCAGACCCTAGCCGACTATGCTGCTCCGCTCTTAGAAGTGGAACCCAGGTTGAAAGCAGTGGCATCGGTCTGGCAGAATGTGGATGCTCTGGAACCGCTGTGGAAAAGCGAGCGAAGCACCCCTTGA
- a CDS encoding ATP-binding protein encodes MAIYAILGGVPAYLERWRDDESLKANVERLFLQRTGWFRNEPQVLVSDLTERETVNYEAILKVIAAGHHEREAIASYAALKSTALSHYLPRLIELQFVERRIPATVPLAELKTSRKTRYYLRDPFLRFYYRFIDPNLHLLDGGLSHRLWQMIEDNFRAFVALTFEEICLAWLVTQAQREKLPFAADNVGAHWSKTVQVDVAAINWRERQLLLGECKWGDAPVSRSVLAELIEVKTPKVLADLPDGGDGWTVHYALFARQAFTEAAHSLAAQHGVQLLTLPEIEAGM; translated from the coding sequence TTGGCTATCTACGCCATTTTGGGCGGCGTGCCCGCCTACCTGGAGCGCTGGCGGGATGATGAGTCGCTCAAGGCCAACGTCGAGCGGCTTTTCTTGCAGCGCACTGGCTGGTTTCGCAACGAGCCGCAGGTGTTGGTGAGCGATCTGACGGAGCGGGAGACGGTCAATTACGAAGCGATTCTGAAGGTGATCGCCGCCGGTCATCACGAGCGGGAGGCGATTGCCAGCTATGCGGCGCTGAAAAGCACGGCCCTCAGCCATTACCTGCCCCGGCTGATAGAACTGCAATTCGTCGAACGACGCATCCCGGCCACTGTGCCGTTGGCAGAACTAAAAACGAGCCGCAAAACGCGCTACTACCTGCGCGACCCCTTCCTTCGGTTCTACTACCGTTTCATTGACCCCAACCTGCACCTGTTGGATGGTGGCCTGTCCCATCGTCTGTGGCAGATGATTGAGGACAACTTCCGCGCCTTTGTGGCCCTGACGTTTGAGGAGATTTGTCTCGCCTGGCTGGTAACGCAGGCGCAGCGGGAGAAGCTGCCCTTCGCCGCCGACAACGTGGGGGCGCATTGGTCGAAGACGGTGCAGGTGGACGTGGCGGCGATCAACTGGCGGGAGCGGCAGCTTTTGTTGGGGGAGTGCAAATGGGGCGATGCGCCGGTAAGCCGGAGCGTGCTGGCAGAGTTAATTGAGGTCAAGACGCCCAAAGTGTTGGCCGATTTGCCGGACGGAGGTGATGGCTGGACGGTGCATTATGCTCTGTTCGCACGGCAAGCGTTCACCGAAGCGGCGCACTCCTTGGCGGCGCAGCATGGAGTACAATTGCTGACGCTGCCGGAAATCGAGGCCGGGATGTAA
- a CDS encoding tyrosine-type recombinase/integrase: MSRMIGQAIQQAASLGQVPAEATPHSLRHTFATRYLLRHPGDLVGLARLLGHTSIQTTQIYVQPTEAEMARRVSQIDLNAYAR; encoded by the coding sequence ATGAGCCGGATGATTGGGCAGGCTATCCAGCAGGCTGCATCGCTAGGGCAGGTTCCGGCCGAAGCCACTCCCCATAGTTTACGGCACACCTTTGCCACCCGCTACTTGCTTCGTCATCCAGGGGATTTGGTAGGATTGGCAAGATTGCTCGGACACACCTCCATTCAGACAACACAGATTTATGTCCAACCTACCGAGGCGGAAATGGCCCGTCGAGTTAGCCAAATTGATCTCAATGCCTATGCCCGATAG
- a CDS encoding ATP-binding protein, giving the protein MSQFINRHHELALLDNLIQQPGAHLIMLYGRRRIGKTTLITHWARQTSLPTFYWVAKRDPATCCSATWAGPSTPGSMAARET; this is encoded by the coding sequence ATGAGTCAATTCATCAACCGCCACCACGAATTAGCCCTGCTCGACAATCTCATCCAGCAGCCCGGCGCCCACCTCATCATGCTCTACGGCCGGCGCCGTATCGGCAAAACAACATTAATCACCCATTGGGCCAGGCAAACCAGCTTGCCCACCTTCTACTGGGTGGCCAAACGCGACCCCGCGACCTGCTGCTCGGCCACCTGGGCCGGGCCATCTACGCCTGGCAGCATGGCGGCGAGGGAGACGTGA
- a CDS encoding APC family permease, giving the protein MAIPDLKRTLIGKPFPTSQEVHERLDKVRGLAVFASDPISSNAYATEAIMSVLILLGSSALALTLPIAMGVALLVLMVVFSYIQTILHYPDGGGAYTVAKDNLGKYPSLLAGATLLIDYILTVSVSVSAGVRALTSAVPEAFEYRVLIALVAIAIITWVNLRGVRESGSIFALPTYAFVGGVLLTVGIGLARYAGLFGLQPLPSFEESVPATASLAGFAYIWLLLRAFAGGCTALTGIEAISNGVKAFKPPEAKNAAKTMVAMGIIAMSLFVGITFLATRMHLVPTEHGESILSQMTRQVVGTGIIYYWVQIFTALILFLAANTGYQDFPRLSSFLANDGFLPRWMQNRGDRLVFSSGIAVLAVVSSLIVLIFQADEIAMLPLYALGVMLSFTLSQAGMSQLMGKIGRLKPGETAVTEVTIIHYERNWLWKKALNIAGAVTTGTVFIILTATKLLDGAWIVVLAIPLIVLAFDQINKHYQIVAQTLSTRELSEDNLVEVANVVIVPLADVHRGTLQALQYAKRIAGDVRAVCIATTPEMRQRVERRWARFPKLTESVSLVIIDYDYRDVLAPLVNYIQTVNNNEFPGWLITVVIPEFVPTEAYARILHNQTANLMRRHLRTCENVIVIDVPFHIPAANHKAEALQAEQQRT; this is encoded by the coding sequence ATGGCAATTCCCGACCTTAAACGAACGCTGATCGGTAAACCATTTCCCACCAGCCAGGAAGTCCACGAACGTCTGGACAAAGTGCGCGGTCTGGCAGTTTTCGCGTCCGATCCCATCAGCAGCAACGCTTACGCTACAGAAGCCATCATGAGCGTCCTTATCCTTCTGGGCAGCAGTGCCCTGGCCCTGACTTTGCCCATAGCGATGGGCGTTGCCTTGCTTGTATTGATGGTCGTGTTTAGCTACATCCAGACCATCCTCCACTACCCAGATGGCGGTGGCGCCTACACTGTTGCCAAAGACAACTTGGGGAAGTACCCATCTCTGTTGGCCGGGGCGACTCTACTTATTGATTACATACTGACCGTTTCCGTGTCTGTTTCTGCCGGGGTCCGGGCCTTAACGTCGGCCGTACCCGAAGCCTTTGAATATCGTGTTTTGATTGCTCTGGTGGCCATTGCCATTATTACCTGGGTTAACTTGCGGGGTGTACGAGAAAGCGGCTCTATCTTTGCCCTGCCCACCTATGCTTTCGTGGGGGGCGTGCTGTTAACTGTTGGCATTGGTCTGGCCCGATATGCCGGACTGTTTGGCCTGCAGCCCCTACCCTCTTTTGAGGAAAGTGTGCCAGCGACGGCCTCGCTGGCTGGTTTTGCCTATATCTGGTTGTTACTGCGGGCTTTTGCCGGTGGCTGCACGGCGCTGACGGGCATTGAAGCCATCAGCAACGGTGTTAAGGCGTTTAAGCCACCGGAAGCTAAAAACGCAGCCAAAACCATGGTGGCGATGGGCATCATTGCTATGTCCTTGTTTGTTGGCATCACCTTTTTAGCCACCCGGATGCATCTGGTTCCCACCGAACATGGCGAAAGTATCCTTTCGCAGATGACGCGACAGGTGGTGGGGACGGGTATTATCTACTACTGGGTGCAAATCTTCACCGCCCTGATCCTGTTTCTTGCGGCCAACACAGGCTATCAGGACTTTCCCCGGTTGAGTTCTTTTTTGGCCAACGATGGTTTTTTACCGCGCTGGATGCAAAACCGCGGCGACCGGCTCGTATTCAGCTCCGGCATCGCAGTTCTAGCCGTTGTTTCGTCACTGATTGTCTTGATCTTTCAGGCCGATGAGATTGCCATGTTGCCCCTTTATGCGTTGGGCGTGATGTTGAGTTTCACTCTATCACAGGCGGGGATGTCGCAGTTAATGGGTAAGATCGGACGGCTCAAACCAGGGGAAACGGCCGTTACCGAAGTCACCATAATCCATTATGAACGCAACTGGCTCTGGAAAAAGGCACTGAATATTGCCGGCGCCGTCACCACAGGCACCGTTTTTATCATCCTGACGGCTACCAAATTACTGGACGGGGCATGGATTGTCGTACTGGCTATCCCATTGATAGTACTCGCCTTTGACCAGATCAACAAGCACTATCAGATAGTGGCACAGACCCTAAGCACGCGAGAGCTTAGCGAGGACAATCTGGTCGAAGTAGCAAACGTGGTCATCGTACCGCTGGCTGATGTTCATCGCGGGACGCTGCAGGCACTGCAATATGCCAAACGAATCGCTGGCGACGTACGCGCTGTCTGCATCGCCACAACACCAGAGATGCGGCAACGAGTAGAACGACGTTGGGCACGCTTCCCCAAACTGACAGAAAGCGTTAGCCTGGTGATCATTGACTATGATTACCGCGATGTGTTAGCACCGTTAGTAAACTACATACAAACGGTTAACAATAACGAGTTTCCAGGCTGGTTGATCACTGTGGTGATTCCCGAATTTGTGCCAACCGAAGCTTACGCTCGTATACTGCACAATCAAACAGCCAACCTGATGCGCCGC
- a CDS encoding tyrosine-type recombinase/integrase, which produces MSEQAIIPTPSNELQNPLTSTTPMATVGQVANQVAADHIFADYLNRKSDDTIATHYAALKRFGEYLEVAGIPGLTGVRLQTEPETWRGLTWGLVEGFVKWQLHEGYAMATVNNRLSAIKVYAKMAAKAGVIDAQELQLIKAVTGYGRAEAKRLDERRATIRVGHKKELPVRLTPWDAHILKDQPDTPQGRRDALLCCLLLDLGLRVGEVYGLFVENFDLTPGELRFYRPKVDMEQTHQLTGDVWQAAKRYLAVDAAAAGRLLLGSRKNGRLTNKPMSIRAMQNRITYLGERQLGLEGLSPHDCRHYWATDAARSGTDPFRLQEAGGWASLAMPRRYVEAAEIANKGVKLSG; this is translated from the coding sequence ATGAGCGAACAAGCAATCATACCAACGCCAAGCAATGAGTTGCAGAATCCACTGACATCGACGACGCCGATGGCGACTGTCGGGCAAGTGGCCAACCAGGTGGCCGCCGATCATATTTTTGCCGACTACTTAAATAGGAAGAGCGATGATACGATTGCCACGCACTATGCGGCCTTAAAGCGGTTTGGCGAATATTTGGAAGTGGCGGGCATTCCTGGCTTAACGGGCGTTCGCCTGCAAACGGAGCCGGAAACCTGGCGCGGCTTAACCTGGGGGTTGGTAGAAGGTTTTGTCAAATGGCAGTTACACGAAGGTTATGCCATGGCCACGGTCAACAACCGGCTGTCGGCCATCAAGGTGTATGCCAAAATGGCCGCCAAAGCGGGCGTGATTGATGCCCAGGAATTGCAGCTGATTAAAGCAGTCACCGGTTACGGCCGGGCTGAAGCCAAGCGGCTGGATGAACGACGCGCAACGATACGCGTGGGCCATAAAAAGGAATTACCGGTGCGCCTGACGCCATGGGACGCGCACATCTTGAAGGATCAGCCTGATACACCCCAAGGACGGCGCGATGCGCTTCTGTGCTGCCTTCTCCTGGATTTAGGGCTGCGTGTGGGCGAAGTTTACGGGCTATTTGTCGAGAATTTCGATTTAACGCCAGGAGAATTGCGCTTCTATCGCCCGAAAGTCGATATGGAGCAAACGCATCAGTTAACCGGTGATGTCTGGCAGGCAGCAAAACGGTATCTGGCTGTGGATGCGGCCGCTGCCGGGCGCTTGTTGTTAGGCAGCCGAAAAAACGGCCGTCTAACCAACAAGCCGATGTCGATACGGGCGATGCAGAATCGTATTACCTATCTGGGAGAGCGCCAGTTGGGGCTTGAGGGTCTGTCTCCCCATGACTGCCGTCATTACTGGGCCACCGACGCGGCCAGAAGTGGGACGGATCCGTTTCGGCTGCAAGAGGCCGGTGGCTGGGCGAGTCTGGCGATGCCCCGGCGCTATGTGGAAGCAGCGGAAATTGCCAATAAGGGTGTGAAGTTATCGGGATAA